A DNA window from Calliphora vicina chromosome 1, idCalVici1.1, whole genome shotgun sequence contains the following coding sequences:
- the jumu gene encoding probable serine/threonine-protein kinase dyrk2 — MFELEEYAGGFHDGFLNKYADSSGPTLDFYISDSLQDMLDIDIRSEVANVVGSANDYESCLGGLPSSLEHATDSLSLLNSNCSSNAGRDSGSIGCSWNTSSAFGLGSSNSSSSWFGANNDFLADVGACVNPISVMPLISSSLIHMSPKTNLNANILRSNSPPPPSPNVNDTKSHLTFSPAHIKISAHSIRNEQITSHIPKQIVAISSAVTSGTTVPATLATNSAQQRKNAAVDAIRKDLGADLRKVVPISTTGDNILFKTSTATSTSSQCSISNTTSAKTTITTFAGNGSSVHQGHNNSSSINNNINSLNGGSISSSTIKLGPGIGGLTFANNITYNKMKQQSHMKTSSASASTSATISSNGTIVLKRDRESSTMQNNLSNNASNSQHVTKILSRNSIQSSSSFTPKSIASSAHHTSYALHQHNMVNGTSSLTNNANNSSGNHSTSLANNSANSSVSVFSASGLSSISSNSSSGNTNTNIIAVKPLQQKIKATVVESEFPKPAYSYSCLIAMALKNSRRGSLPVSEIYSFMCEHFPYFKTAPSGWKNSVRHNLSLNKCFEKIEKPPTNGNQRKGCLWAMNPERITKMDEEVQKWSRKDPMAIRNAMVCPDNLEALERGEMKHGSSGDSDTEMDSQSEIEEASDMEEQELDETLVDNLLVEEDVDDDMINGQSPHLHDHNDDNDSCEGLDRKNLHTTINSPLTIPTKTTTSNNPATCITTNIHRDFDIEVEDIYDAIDIDDDKEAVRMAISQSDIIELSPADYNISGDSSHQSPKRARLNVNYSIGPAGEIEKHFQTHNHQQQQQLHIQSIKKIVKVQNVHDLQQIQQQLQQQHQQIVVQTISTNSGSSQQTLQQQGSAQFTHLGRKMQLVNRIS, encoded by the exons GATTCGTCTGGTCCTACATTGGATTTTTACATATCAGACTCGCTGCAGGATATGCTGGATATAGATATACGAAGTGAGGTTGCGAATGTTGTGGGGAGTGCTAATGACTATGAGAGTTGCCTTGGAGGTCTACCATCTTCACTTGAACATGCCACAGATTCATTATCACTATTGAATAGCAATTGCAGTAGTAACGCTGGGAGAGATAGCGGAAGTATTGGCTGCAGTTGGAATACATCTTCAGCCTTTGGTTTAGGTTCTTCAAATTCTTCGTCTTCGTGGTTTGGTGCAAACAATGATTTTCTTGCGGATGTAGGAGCGTGCGTTAATCCGATATCTGTAATGCCCTTGATATCATCATCCCTAATTCACATGTCTCCTAAAACAAATCTTAATGCGAATATCCTGCGTAGCAACTCCCCTCCGCCCCCGTCACCTAATGTTAACGATACCAAGTCACACTTGACTTTTTCGCCTGCTCATATCAAAATCAGTGCGCACTCTATACGAAATGAACAAATTACATCTCACATACCAAAGCAGATAGTGGCCATTTCATCGGCagtaacatcgggtacaacagTTCCAGCTACTCTGGCGACGAATTCCGCGCAGCAACGCAAAAATGCAGCTGTTGACGCCATTCGAAAGGATTTGGGAGCGGATTTAAGAAAAGTTGTACCCATATCGACGACCGGCgacaatatattatttaaaacgaGCACTGCAACGTCGACTAGTAGTCAGTGTAGCATTAGTAACACTACTAGTGCAAAAACTACCATCACAACGTTTGCTGGCAATGGTTCTTCTGTACACCAAGGCCACAATAACAGCAGCAGTATtaataataacataaattcattaaatggtGGATCTATTTCATCGAGCACAATAAAGCTAGGCCCTGGTATTGGTGGGTTAACATTTGCCAACAACATTACCTATAACAAGATGAAGCAGCAGTCACACATGAAAACATCATCAGCATCTGCATCCACATCTGCTACGATATCGTCAAATGGCACAATCGTTTTAAAACGTGACCGTGAATCTAGTACTATGCAAAACAACCTATCCAACAATGCCAGTAATAGTCAACATGTGACCAAAATTTTATCACGGAATTCGATTCAGTCATCTTCTAGTTTTACACCGAAATCGATTGCATCTTCAGCACATCACACCTCATATGCACTTCATCAGCACAATATGGTGAATGGAACATCTTCCCTGACGAACAATGCCAACAATAGTAGCGGCAATCACAGCACTAGTTTGGCTAACAACTCGGCTAATTCAAGCGTCAGTGTTTTTAGTGCAAGCGGTTTGTCTTCCATCAGCAGCAATTCATCTTCGGGCaatacaaacacaaatattatTGCCGTTAAACCACTTCAGCAGAAAATAAAAGCAACTGTTGTCGAATCGGAATTCCCAAAGCCCGCTTACTCGTACTCCTGTCTTATAGCAATGGCCCTTAAGAATTCACGACGAGGATCCCTGCCAGTTTcggaaatttatagttttatgtGCGAACACTTTCCGTACTTCAAGACAGCACCAAGTGGGTGGAAAAATAGCGTTCGACACAATCTTTCACTTAATAAATGCTTTGAAAAGATCGAAAAGCCGCCCACAAATGGCAATCAGCGCAAAGGTTGTCTATGGGCCATGAATCCAGAACGCATAACAAAAATGGACGAAGAAGTTCAGAAATGGTCACGTAAAGATCCAATGGCCATACGGAATGCTATGGTCTGTCCGGACAATCTTGAGGCGCTCGAGCGTGGTGAAATGAAGCACGGCAGTAGTGGTGATTCCGACACAGAAATGGACAGTCAGTCGGAAATTGAGGAAGCTTCCGATATGGAAGAACAGGAATTGGATGAAACCCTAGTTGACAATTTGCTTGTAGAGGAGGATGTCGATGACGATATGATCAACGGTCAATCTCCACACCTTCATGACCACAACGACGACAACGATAGTTGCGAAGGTCTGGACAGAAAAAATTTACACACCACCATAAATTCACCTCTCACAATACCAACAAAGACAACAACCAGCAATAACCCCGCCACTTGTATAACAACGAATATTCATCGGGATTTCGATATTGAG gtAGAAGACATTTATGATGCTATTGATATCGACGATGATAAGGAAGCCGTGCGAATGGCAATAAGTCAGTCTGACATTATAGAATTGAGTCCGGCCGATTATAACATATCGGGTGATAGTAGTCATCAATCACCGAAAAGAGCTCGACTAAATGTTAATTACTCTATTGGTCCTGCTGGCGAAATAGAGAAACACTTTCAAACTCACAATcatcaacagcaacagcaactacATATTCAAAGCATTAAGAAAATAGTCAAAGTTCAAAATGTTCATGATTTGCAGCAAATCCAACAACAGTTGCAACAGCAGCATCAGCAGATCGTTGTGCAAACCATTTCAACAAACAGTGGTTCCAGTCAGCAAACACTTCAACAACAAGGTAGCGCACAATTTACCCACCTTGGTCGTAAAATGCAATTGGTGAACCGAAtttcataa